Proteins encoded in a region of the Tripterygium wilfordii isolate XIE 37 chromosome 21, ASM1340144v1, whole genome shotgun sequence genome:
- the LOC119988219 gene encoding protein ULTRAPETALA 2-like has translation MFNDTKLASIDGFNKISNEYIEVNCGCTSKKYGDTMGILRVFNDGLFVIKCHCIPECKNVTPYEFEKHSRREGARKWTNHIWVIIDRTKVPLWKTGLLKYYNHAANEDNTKDMYGSRGKRVFHRDEFIRCSQCSKERRFSLRTEMDCRDYHDALAVEKWKCSDMPYNKITCDDEEERKSRKVFRGCPRSAKCEGCTRCVCFGCFKCRFFDCECRDCMDFMQNSDP, from the exons ATGTTTAATGACACAAAATTGGCAAGCATAGATGGGTTTAACAAGATATCTAATGAATATATTGAGGTTAATTGTGGCTGTACGAGCAAAAAGTACGGCGACACAATGGGAATATTGAGGGTTTTTAATGATGGACTATTCGTCATCAAGTGTCATTGCATACCAGAATGCAAGAATG TGACTCCGTACGAGTTCGAGAAACACTCTAGGAGAGAAGGCGCCCGAAAATGGACGAACCATATTTGGGTCATAATTGACCGTACGAAAGTCCCTCTCTGGAAAACTGGTTTGCTGAAGTACTACAACCATGCAGCGAATGAGGACAACACTAAAGACATGTACGGTTCTCGCGGGAAACGAGTTTTCCATCGTGATGAGTTCATCCGCTGCTCTCAATGCTCCAAAGAACGAAGATTCAGCCTCAGAACCGAGATGGATTGTCGTGACTATCATGATGCTCTAGCTGTAGAGAAATGGAAGTGTTCAGACATGCCATATAACAA AATAACCTGCGACGATGAGGAGGAGCGGAAGTCTCGTAAGGTATTCAGAGGGTGTCCTCGTTCGGCGAAATGCGAAGGTTGCACCCGTTGTGTGTGTTTCGGCTGCTTCAAATGCAGATTTTTTGATTGTGAATGCCGAGATTGCATGGATTTCATGCAAAATTCGGACCCATAG
- the LOC119989567 gene encoding uncharacterized protein LOC119989567, translated as MSSARKAWVVAASIGAVEALKDQGICRWNYPIRSLHQHVKNNIRSFAQAKILSPPTSTIVANNEMRSCNKVKKSAEVHGKVVQLSCWGPSTVRF; from the coding sequence ATGAGTTCGGCGAGGAAAGCTTGGGTTGTGGCGGCAAGTATAGGAGCAGTGGAGGCACTCAAAGACCAAGGAATCTGCAGATGGAATTACCCAATAAGATCTCTCCATCAACATGTCAAGAACAATATCAGATCATTTGCTCAGGCAAAGATCCTATCGCCTCCTACTTCAACTATTGTTGCTAATAATGAGATGAGAAGTTGTAATAAAGTCAAGAAATCAGCCGAAGTGCATGGAAAAGTTGTTCAATTGAGCTGTTGGGGGCCTAGTACAGTTAGGTTTTGA